The following proteins are encoded in a genomic region of Pelodictyon phaeoclathratiforme BU-1:
- the csmH gene encoding chlorosome envelope protein H, giving the protein MAAEEIKKTAGTLVPASPKNPESGVGSGDMALLIGSMGNLIDSTILSVQGIISSVSTATGQLIDGVSSTINSDSVQGMINSVSTATGQLIDGVTSTINSEPVKDILHNVNSATGQLIDGVAATLKSDPIQNSVQELGKLWTGLLENLNATVSSNQIQNLFDNVSTGLGQLMGNVFSAPGMPSGRENRMKKDVTEIRYTPKEVVAEIKAPALSSDKINQI; this is encoded by the coding sequence ATGGCCGCAGAAGAGATTAAAAAAACAGCAGGTACGCTCGTACCTGCCTCCCCGAAAAATCCGGAATCCGGTGTGGGCAGTGGTGATATGGCCCTTTTAATCGGGAGCATGGGCAACCTGATTGATTCTACTATTTTGTCCGTTCAGGGAATTATCAGTTCAGTCAGCACTGCAACAGGACAACTTATCGATGGAGTTTCGTCAACGATTAACTCCGATTCCGTTCAGGGAATGATCAACTCGGTAAGCACTGCAACAGGGCAGCTCATTGATGGAGTTACCTCGACCATCAACTCCGAACCGGTCAAGGATATCCTCCATAATGTCAACTCAGCTACCGGACAACTCATTGATGGCGTCGCTGCCACCCTTAAGTCCGATCCGATTCAGAACTCTGTTCAGGAACTTGGAAAATTATGGACTGGATTGCTCGAAAACCTGAATGCAACCGTCAGCTCAAACCAGATACAAAATCTTTTTGATAACGTCAGTACCGGATTGGGACAGTTGATGGGAAATGTATTTTCTGCGCCAGGTATGCCATCAGGTCGTGAAAACCGGATGAAAAAGGATGTAACCGAGATTCGTTACACTCCCAAGGAGGTCGTCGCGGAAATAAAAGCTCCGGCTCTTTCTTCTGATAAGATAAACCAAATCTGA
- the dut gene encoding dUTP diphosphatase — protein sequence MLKVKIVRLNKQASLPVYATAHAAGMDISACIEAPITIQPSTTALIPSGFALELPEGYEAQLRPRSGLALRSMISLPNTPATIDADYRGEVKVILINYGKEPFLVSHGDRIAQMVVAKVEAVRFEEVEELGSTVRGEGGFGHTGTGRQ from the coding sequence ATGCTCAAAGTAAAGATAGTTCGCCTTAACAAGCAAGCTTCACTTCCCGTTTATGCAACCGCTCATGCTGCTGGCATGGATATCTCAGCATGTATTGAAGCCCCGATCACCATTCAACCATCAACAACCGCGCTGATTCCCTCCGGATTTGCCCTTGAATTGCCTGAAGGGTATGAGGCTCAGCTTCGTCCAAGGAGCGGACTTGCTTTGCGTTCAATGATCTCATTGCCCAATACACCGGCAACCATTGATGCTGATTATCGTGGAGAGGTCAAGGTGATTCTCATTAATTATGGTAAAGAGCCTTTCCTTGTCAGTCATGGCGACCGCATTGCGCAGATGGTGGTTGCAAAGGTAGAAGCGGTTCGTTTTGAAGAGGTTGAAGAACTTGGTTCAACCGTTCGGGGTGAAGGGGGGTTTGGTCACACCGGAACCGGTCGTCAATGA
- the bshB1 gene encoding bacillithiol biosynthesis deacetylase BshB1: MKQSSEKVYALAFGAHPDDVELACGATLLKIISEGQNVAVCDLTRGEMGTLGTPETRRSEAATATAIMGYHSRTTLDLGDSKLFHTEENIAEIIKLIRLFRPDVVFANSPEERHPDHIKASKLVTEACYYAGLQQLATTMNGEAQQPYRPAHLLYYIQFKHLEPDIIVDISDTFESSRRGVLAFASQFYKEGTTDEAKTMIKRREFLTGLEARARYFGEQIGTLYGEGFKLSTTLAINSFISAFPRNIK, translated from the coding sequence TTGAAGCAATCATCCGAAAAAGTTTATGCACTGGCTTTCGGCGCCCATCCTGATGACGTCGAACTTGCATGTGGAGCTACGTTGCTCAAAATCATAAGCGAAGGGCAGAATGTCGCCGTCTGCGACCTCACAAGAGGAGAGATGGGAACGCTTGGAACTCCTGAAACACGCAGAAGCGAAGCCGCAACAGCCACCGCGATCATGGGATACCACAGCCGCACCACCCTTGACCTTGGAGACTCGAAACTCTTCCACACTGAAGAGAACATAGCGGAAATCATCAAGCTTATCAGGCTGTTCCGGCCAGATGTCGTTTTTGCCAATTCCCCTGAGGAACGCCACCCGGATCACATCAAAGCATCAAAACTTGTGACTGAGGCTTGCTACTATGCCGGTCTTCAGCAGCTCGCCACGACCATGAACGGAGAGGCACAACAGCCTTACCGCCCCGCACACCTCCTCTACTACATCCAGTTCAAACACCTTGAACCAGACATTATCGTCGATATTTCGGATACTTTTGAATCCTCAAGAAGAGGGGTACTCGCCTTCGCCTCGCAATTCTACAAGGAGGGCACAACCGATGAGGCAAAAACCATGATCAAACGCCGGGAGTTTCTTACCGGTCTGGAAGCACGCGCCCGCTATTTCGGAGAACAGATCGGGACCCTTTACGGCGAAGGGTTCAAACTCTCCACCACCCTCGCCATCAACTCATTTATAAGCGCCTTCCCCCGTAACATAAAGTGA
- a CDS encoding putative porin, translating into MRKVALIVGLAAALGFNNAQAVDWNWKGDIRYRYQSDITAIPNITGEHSRDRHRARVRLGVYPWINEELSGGLQLSTAGSGLETTSRNETLDDQFLPDTVYMNEYFIDYHPMFLCGDVNIILGKRAVASTLIVQNDLVWDGDLTFEGATVQYGKDANGKEKDGLSAVAGYYILNENKSVTTKEQDAYLFAGQAAYKGEISDLSYQLGAGYYDYVNFDLKNTSTVASQLTVAPFTYTPATTAKYSPEYNYTGKDFNIVEFYGSIGGKITETLPWQISGQYAFNTAKHADWVNIDNAKRDSYLAEIKIGDAKQVGQWAVNADYVRIERDALTILTDSDRNMGAATNLKGFKIGGVYHLVQNMTLGLTYFNFKTIDDKTTLVDESAPTRHIVMADAVIKF; encoded by the coding sequence ATGAGAAAAGTTGCATTGATAGTCGGTCTGGCCGCTGCACTCGGATTCAACAATGCGCAGGCTGTTGACTGGAACTGGAAAGGGGATATCCGCTACCGTTACCAGTCTGACATAACAGCAATTCCTAATATCACCGGTGAACACAGTCGCGACCGCCACCGGGCACGTGTTCGTCTTGGCGTCTACCCATGGATCAATGAAGAGCTTTCCGGTGGCCTTCAACTCTCAACTGCTGGATCAGGCCTTGAAACCACCTCCCGCAATGAGACTCTTGACGATCAGTTTCTTCCTGATACCGTCTATATGAATGAGTACTTCATAGACTACCACCCGATGTTTCTCTGCGGTGATGTCAACATCATCCTCGGTAAGAGAGCTGTTGCCAGTACCCTTATTGTTCAGAACGATCTCGTCTGGGATGGCGACCTTACCTTTGAAGGCGCTACCGTGCAATACGGCAAGGATGCCAATGGAAAGGAAAAAGATGGTCTCAGTGCAGTTGCTGGATACTATATCCTTAACGAAAATAAAAGTGTAACCACAAAAGAACAGGACGCCTACCTTTTTGCCGGTCAGGCAGCCTATAAAGGTGAAATCAGTGATCTCAGTTACCAGCTTGGTGCGGGATATTACGATTATGTAAATTTCGATCTCAAAAATACGTCAACTGTAGCGTCTCAATTAACTGTAGCTCCTTTTACCTATACTCCCGCCACGACGGCAAAGTATTCCCCGGAATATAACTATACCGGAAAGGACTTTAACATCGTTGAGTTTTATGGCAGCATTGGAGGCAAGATCACCGAAACCCTTCCCTGGCAGATTTCAGGTCAATATGCCTTTAACACTGCAAAACATGCCGATTGGGTCAACATTGACAATGCCAAAAGGGACAGTTACCTTGCTGAAATCAAAATTGGTGATGCCAAACAGGTTGGACAATGGGCGGTCAATGCTGACTATGTCAGAATCGAACGTGACGCCCTTACTATTCTCACCGATTCAGACCGTAACATGGGCGCTGCCACGAACCTGAAAGGGTTCAAGATCGGTGGAGTCTACCATCTGGTTCAGAACATGACACTCGGCCTCACCTATTTCAACTTTAAAACGATCGATGACAAGACTACTCTTGTCGATGAGTCAGCTCCGACCCGGCATATTGTCATGGCTGATGCTGTTATCAAATTCTGA